One genomic segment of Novisyntrophococcus fermenticellae includes these proteins:
- a CDS encoding ABC transporter ATP-binding protein/permease, giving the protein MLKLTEIRKAYKTIDFTQTALDGVSVSFRNNEFAAILGPSGSGKTTMLNIIGGLDHYDSGDLEIDGISTKKYKSSDWDTYRNNRIGFVFQSYNLIPHQTILANVELALTLSGVSSAERKERAAKALSDVGLGEHIRKLPSQLSGGQMQRVAIARALINDPEILLADEPTGALDTKTSKQVMELLRQIAKERLVIMVTHNPELADEYANRIIRLHDGQLIDDTNPLDPEQEEQRPGAEPRKVSMSLLTAISLSLSNLMTKKGRTFVVSLAGSIGIIGIAAILALASGINAYIENIEEETMSIYPLTIQESGIDFNSLLASVGQGAETTEDDKGQEGKNQKAERIEERKIVESLFQSKNKNDLKSLKTYIDENETKINPYVKTIQYVYDITPQIYLSDTGEGVEQISPDTLLSSYGIGAGNAMASMFGGSASGMNVFHELPGASDMYDYQYEMKAGRWPASYDETVLVLMPDGSITDYTLYAMGLRDRKELKDMLSDLFTNPDKEAKIENDDMNLTYQDLMAAKFKVVSAAERYQYDDKYGVWVDRSDNDAYMKKVVAEGIDLKIVGVVQPDPDATATSLSAGINYTPELIPYLMKTAAASDIVRQQLQNPEINVLTAKTFAEEKEEDSQSGFNFSDLFTIDENKVKDAFQIDESKINLDFSGLGDISGMDLSGLDLSGLDLSGLDLSGMDLSGLDLSGIDLSGMDDLSIDMSEMDLPELDLSELTGALAGQINIPTDALNAIMVQVLQDFLADQIAQGITDPAQISANLRDYLNKPEVQAQIAGQIAQLIDPSQLESQINEVIRQYMQTTLQAYMEQVMASVQSQIQSQMQSQITKMQALLVSQLQAQIQSALENQMKQLVGQLQTQIQSTLENQMSQLGKQLQSQIQSQMEGAMQKLPEQLQKAISIDQNAFAAAFQVNMSENEIMELMKTMMNKEESTYENNLKKLGYATADNPLQINFYPKNFSAKSEVADFLQAYNDRMEKSGDGEKKVNYTDLVGTMMSSVTDIVDTVSYALIAFVGISLVVSSIMIGVITYISVLERKKEIGILRAIGASKRDVRRVFNAETLIIGFVAGLLGVGVTYLISIVANIIVYEKLGIRDIARLPVNAALILIGISMLLAFISGLFPASAAARKDPVEALRSE; this is encoded by the coding sequence ATGTTAAAATTGACAGAAATACGAAAAGCTTATAAAACAATTGACTTTACCCAGACAGCTCTGGACGGGGTATCCGTATCATTCCGAAATAATGAGTTTGCGGCAATCTTAGGGCCTTCGGGATCAGGTAAGACAACAATGCTGAACATCATCGGCGGGCTTGATCATTACGACTCAGGGGATTTGGAAATTGATGGAATATCCACAAAAAAATATAAATCAAGTGACTGGGATACGTACCGTAACAATCGTATTGGTTTTGTTTTTCAAAGCTATAACCTGATTCCGCACCAGACCATATTAGCCAATGTGGAACTGGCGTTAACCTTAAGCGGAGTTTCCTCAGCAGAACGTAAAGAACGGGCTGCGAAGGCCTTAAGTGATGTGGGGCTTGGCGAGCATATCAGAAAATTACCGAGCCAGCTTAGCGGCGGGCAAATGCAGCGTGTGGCGATTGCCCGGGCATTAATTAACGATCCGGAGATTTTACTGGCCGATGAACCTACAGGCGCACTGGATACGAAAACCAGTAAGCAGGTTATGGAACTCTTGCGTCAGATTGCAAAGGAACGGCTGGTTATTATGGTAACACATAATCCAGAGTTGGCCGATGAATATGCCAATCGAATTATCCGGCTTCATGATGGACAGCTGATTGACGATACCAACCCGCTGGATCCGGAGCAGGAAGAACAGCGTCCCGGCGCCGAACCGCGTAAAGTCAGTATGTCACTGCTTACGGCTATTTCTCTGTCCTTAAGTAACCTGATGACAAAGAAAGGCCGTACTTTCGTGGTTTCTTTAGCCGGTTCCATTGGAATTATCGGGATTGCCGCCATTTTGGCTCTGGCCAGCGGCATCAATGCCTATATTGAAAATATTGAAGAGGAGACGATGAGTATCTATCCTCTGACGATTCAGGAGTCAGGAATTGATTTTAACAGCCTGCTTGCCAGTGTCGGACAGGGAGCGGAGACGACAGAAGATGACAAGGGTCAGGAGGGTAAGAACCAAAAGGCGGAAAGAATTGAAGAACGAAAGATCGTGGAAAGTCTCTTTCAGAGCAAGAACAAGAATGATTTGAAATCTTTAAAGACATATATAGACGAAAATGAAACAAAAATCAATCCATATGTTAAGACGATTCAGTACGTATATGATATCACTCCGCAGATTTATCTAAGTGATACCGGGGAAGGGGTTGAACAGATAAGTCCGGATACCTTACTTAGCAGTTATGGCATTGGAGCCGGTAACGCTATGGCTTCCATGTTTGGTGGGAGTGCTTCGGGAATGAATGTTTTTCATGAATTACCGGGTGCAAGTGACATGTACGACTATCAATATGAGATGAAGGCCGGACGCTGGCCGGCAAGTTATGATGAAACGGTTCTGGTATTGATGCCGGATGGAAGTATCACTGATTACACACTTTATGCAATGGGACTCAGAGACCGGAAGGAACTGAAAGACATGCTGTCTGATTTGTTCACGAATCCGGATAAAGAGGCAAAAATTGAAAATGATGACATGAATCTGACCTATCAGGATCTGATGGCAGCTAAGTTTAAAGTTGTCAGTGCCGCCGAGCGTTACCAATATGATGATAAATACGGTGTCTGGGTTGATCGTTCAGATAATGATGCATATATGAAAAAGGTCGTTGCAGAAGGAATAGATTTAAAAATTGTCGGAGTGGTGCAGCCGGATCCTGATGCCACAGCGACTTCCCTGTCTGCGGGTATAAACTATACTCCGGAATTGATTCCGTACCTGATGAAAACTGCTGCCGCTTCGGATATTGTCAGGCAGCAGCTTCAAAATCCGGAAATCAACGTTTTAACTGCTAAGACCTTTGCGGAAGAAAAAGAAGAAGATTCGCAGTCAGGCTTTAATTTTTCCGATTTATTTACAATTGATGAGAATAAAGTAAAAGATGCCTTTCAGATTGATGAATCAAAGATAAATCTGGATTTTTCAGGGTTGGGAGATATATCGGGCATGGATTTGTCAGGCCTTGACTTATCAGGTCTTGACCTATCGGGTCTTGACCTGTCAGGTATGGACTTGTCAGGGTTGGATTTATCAGGCATTGATCTGTCCGGCATGGATGATCTATCCATTGACATGAGTGAGATGGATCTGCCTGAGCTGGACTTGAGTGAATTGACCGGTGCTTTGGCCGGTCAGATCAATATTCCAACCGATGCTCTGAATGCGATTATGGTTCAGGTGCTCCAGGACTTTCTGGCTGATCAAATTGCCCAGGGAATTACAGATCCGGCGCAAATCAGTGCTAATCTTCGGGACTATCTGAATAAACCGGAGGTTCAGGCACAGATTGCCGGACAAATCGCTCAGCTGATCGATCCCTCGCAGCTTGAGAGCCAGATCAATGAAGTGATCCGACAGTATATGCAAACAACATTGCAGGCATACATGGAACAGGTAATGGCTTCTGTCCAGAGTCAGATACAAAGTCAAATGCAAAGTCAGATTACAAAGATGCAGGCACTGTTGGTAAGTCAGCTGCAAGCACAGATCCAAAGTGCACTGGAAAATCAGATGAAGCAGCTTGTGGGACAGCTGCAAACCCAAATTCAAAGCACTTTGGAAAATCAGATGAGTCAGCTTGGAAAACAGCTGCAGTCTCAGATTCAAAGCCAGATGGAAGGTGCTATGCAGAAGTTGCCGGAGCAGTTACAGAAAGCAATCAGCATTGATCAGAATGCTTTTGCTGCTGCTTTCCAGGTGAATATGTCGGAGAACGAGATTATGGAACTGATGAAAACCATGATGAATAAGGAAGAAAGTACGTATGAGAACAATCTGAAAAAGCTGGGATATGCCACTGCGGATAATCCATTGCAAATTAATTTTTACCCCAAGAACTTCAGCGCAAAGTCGGAAGTAGCAGACTTTTTACAAGCGTATAATGACCGGATGGAAAAATCCGGTGATGGGGAGAAGAAGGTTAACTACACAGATCTGGTGGGTACTATGATGTCTTCCGTTACGGATATTGTTGATACCGTCAGTTATGCGTTGATTGCCTTTGTTGGAATCTCCCTGGTCGTTTCTTCAATTATGATAGGTGTCATCACTTACATTTCGGTATTGGAACGAAAGAAAGAAATCGGAATTCTGCGGGCCATCGGTGCCAGCAAACGTGATGTCCGGCGGGTATTCAATGCGGAGACCCTGATTATTGGTTTTGTTGCAGGATTGCTGGGAGTTGGAGTCACATATCTGATAAGTATTGTCGCCAACATCATCGTCTATGAAAAACTGGGAATCAGGGATATCGCCCGGCTTCCTGTTAATGCAGCCTTGATCCTGATAGGTATCAGTATGCTGCTGGCCTTTATATCCGGATTATTCCCGGCTTCTGCGGCTGCGCGGAAAGATCCGGTTGAAGCACTGAGGAGTGAATAA
- a CDS encoding amidohydrolase family protein, which produces MNSELFNYICELPVIDCHEHLMYPHQRVEEKTGFFDLLHYIQSDMISSGKIQEKPQNASEFMRGYQSIRSTAYGRMVKIFAEDLYGITEINERTILKLDDQVHAHSAKLDCAKKWYKTVFEKMNIKAALAVDDGNFTQDEVIRPIVYLDFFLRKSQIVYFRNKYKNQSNQLEDYITYIMNFLKRSREKGMVAGKFGTPYWHSLKMIEYDEREAKIEYESDSEENPHFESYVFHQILSAFEEMDIPIQFHTGHVEPSAADLTKYQLGWSDPSCFGAYAMQYPRLKFILLHTGFPFQYEYLSLIKTYSNLYADFSWIYIISPTIAGETLIKAIEMIPINKIIGFGGDCIHIEAVYAHLVLARKVIASAFSEMIQNGYLSIEEAKYNARKLLYENPRDIYPRVEESFQGGKARETAC; this is translated from the coding sequence ATGAATTCCGAGCTATTTAATTACATTTGTGAACTGCCTGTTATCGACTGCCATGAACATTTAATGTATCCCCATCAAAGGGTAGAAGAAAAAACAGGATTCTTTGATTTGCTACACTATATTCAATCAGACATGATTTCATCCGGAAAAATTCAGGAAAAACCTCAGAATGCTTCTGAATTTATGCGGGGGTATCAATCCATCAGAAGCACGGCGTATGGCAGGATGGTGAAGATATTCGCGGAGGATCTCTACGGAATTACTGAGATTAATGAGAGGACTATCCTTAAACTGGATGATCAGGTACATGCGCACTCCGCTAAACTTGATTGTGCAAAAAAATGGTATAAGACAGTATTTGAAAAAATGAATATAAAAGCTGCATTGGCCGTTGATGATGGAAATTTTACGCAAGACGAAGTTATAAGGCCAATTGTCTATTTGGATTTCTTTCTGAGAAAAAGTCAGATTGTATATTTTAGAAACAAATACAAGAACCAGTCCAACCAATTAGAGGATTATATCACATACATAATGAATTTCCTGAAGAGAAGCAGGGAAAAAGGGATGGTGGCTGGAAAGTTTGGTACACCTTATTGGCACAGTCTGAAAATGATTGAATATGATGAGCGCGAGGCTAAGATAGAGTATGAGAGTGATTCGGAAGAAAATCCTCATTTTGAAAGCTATGTATTTCATCAGATTTTAAGCGCTTTTGAAGAAATGGATATACCAATTCAGTTTCATACGGGACATGTCGAACCATCGGCTGCTGACCTTACGAAGTATCAGCTGGGATGGTCTGATCCCTCCTGCTTTGGTGCATATGCGATGCAATATCCAAGATTAAAGTTTATCCTTCTGCATACCGGATTTCCATTTCAATATGAATATTTATCACTAATCAAGACCTATTCGAATTTATATGCAGATTTCTCATGGATATATATAATTAGCCCGACGATAGCCGGTGAAACCTTAATAAAGGCTATCGAAATGATTCCAATTAATAAGATTATTGGATTTGGTGGGGACTGCATTCATATTGAAGCGGTATATGCCCATCTGGTTCTGGCCCGCAAAGTAATTGCTAGTGCTTTTAGTGAAATGATTCAAAACGGTTATTTAAGCATTGAAGAGGCGAAGTACAATGCCAGGAAGTTACTGTATGAAAATCCCAGAGACATTTACCCAAGAGTTGAGGAGAGTTTTCAAGGCGGAAAAGCCAGGGAGACAGCGTGCTGA
- a CDS encoding DUF2200 domain-containing protein: MNNERVYRMKVSSVYPMYIQKVERKGRTKAEVDTVIQWLTGYDEQGLQSQINREADFEAFFAEAPQINPNASKITGVICGIRVQEIEDPLIQKIRWLDKLVDEVAKGKPMEKVLRNGI, translated from the coding sequence GTGAATAACGAACGAGTATACAGAATGAAAGTCTCCAGCGTTTATCCTATGTACATTCAAAAGGTTGAACGGAAAGGGCGTACGAAAGCGGAAGTTGATACCGTCATCCAATGGCTGACAGGCTACGACGAACAAGGACTGCAGTCTCAGATTAATAGAGAAGCAGACTTTGAGGCATTTTTTGCTGAAGCGCCTCAAATTAATCCCAACGCTTCCAAAATTACCGGAGTAATCTGCGGAATCCGTGTTCAGGAAATAGAAGACCCGCTTATTCAGAAAATACGCTGGTTAGATAAGCTGGTGGATGAAGTGGCAAAAGGTAAGCCGATGGAGAAGGTGTTGAGAAATGGGATATAA
- a CDS encoding GNAT family N-acetyltransferase: MKLYTNRLILRPWLESDAEDLFTYAKDPQIGPIAGWPPHTSVDNSREIIKNVLSADETYAVCLKSDDRAIGSIGLMIGEASNLNIPNNEGEIGYWIGVPFWGQGLIPEASKELIRYAFEELELDKLWCGYFDGNEKSKRVQEKCGFIYHHTNKDIHWKRMDDIRTEHITCMTRENSSGGSEE; this comes from the coding sequence ATGAAATTATATACAAATCGATTGATTCTCCGTCCGTGGCTGGAATCGGATGCAGAGGACCTATTCACATATGCGAAAGACCCACAGATAGGTCCGATTGCCGGATGGCCGCCGCATACCAGTGTGGATAACAGCAGAGAAATAATAAAAAATGTTTTATCCGCAGATGAGACATATGCAGTATGTCTGAAAAGCGATGACAGAGCTATTGGAAGTATCGGATTGATGATTGGAGAAGCAAGTAATCTCAATATTCCGAACAATGAGGGAGAAATAGGATATTGGATTGGAGTTCCTTTTTGGGGACAAGGTCTTATCCCGGAAGCCAGCAAAGAGCTTATTCGTTATGCATTTGAAGAATTGGAATTGGATAAGCTATGGTGTGGATATTTTGATGGTAATGAAAAATCGAAGCGAGTACAGGAAAAGTGTGGCTTCATTTATCATCATACGAATAAAGATATTCATTGGAAACGGATGGATGACATCAGAACGGAGCACATTACCTGCATGACCAGAGAGAATTCAAGTGGGGGGAGTGAAGAGTGA
- a CDS encoding GyrI-like domain-containing protein has translation MNSVESLNRIKKFAEDGSTGNIISYFPKAPKMEGLLGICFSEDMEALKFPYGIGVEYDGRPVIHDDLEIVQIPAHTYAVFTCKGKMPEAFVETYKKIVSEFFPQSDRYAYAYGVELEVYPSEKVDDPNYTCEIWIAVNEK, from the coding sequence ATAAACTCTGTTGAAAGTCTAAACAGAATAAAAAAATTTGCAGAGGATGGCTCTACAGGAAATATAATCAGTTATTTTCCAAAAGCGCCAAAGATGGAGGGACTGCTCGGAATCTGTTTTTCAGAAGATATGGAAGCATTGAAATTTCCTTACGGCATAGGTGTGGAGTATGATGGAAGACCCGTCATACATGATGATCTGGAAATTGTACAGATTCCGGCTCATACCTATGCTGTATTTACCTGCAAGGGAAAGATGCCGGAAGCATTTGTAGAAACCTATAAAAAGATTGTTTCAGAGTTTTTTCCACAGAGTGACAGGTATGCGTATGCTTATGGCGTTGAACTTGAAGTGTATCCATCAGAAAAGGTCGATGATCCGAATTATACCTGCGAAATATGGATTGCAGTAAATGAAAAGTAG
- the ygiD gene encoding 4,5-DOPA-extradiol-dioxygenase, translating to MSKMPMMFIGHGSPMNAIEDNSYTRTWGKMVKEIPKPESIISISAHWFTKGTRIMNEENSKTVYDMYGFPEKLYEILYNAPGNPKLAGDVKRLISRPSVFDNSWGIDHGTWSVLVHMYPEREIPVFQISIDASAPPEVHYQIGKELKSLRQQGVLLFGTGNIVHNLRRVDWEMGDKGFDWTYQFDGYIKENIKNRNYENVIHYMDLGETARLAVPMPDHFNPILYILGAADQEDKISVYNNSCVLGSLSMTSYLFS from the coding sequence ATGTCTAAAATGCCGATGATGTTTATAGGCCACGGTTCACCGATGAATGCAATAGAAGATAACAGTTATACCAGGACTTGGGGAAAAATGGTGAAGGAAATACCTAAGCCAGAGTCTATCATATCAATCTCAGCTCATTGGTTTACGAAAGGAACCAGGATCATGAACGAGGAAAATTCAAAGACGGTCTATGACATGTACGGATTTCCTGAAAAGTTATATGAGATTTTGTATAATGCTCCCGGCAATCCAAAGCTTGCAGGAGATGTAAAAAGATTAATCAGCAGGCCAAGTGTATTTGACAATTCCTGGGGTATTGACCACGGGACTTGGTCTGTTCTGGTTCATATGTACCCCGAAAGGGAAATTCCAGTCTTTCAAATCAGTATAGATGCCTCCGCACCGCCAGAGGTGCATTATCAGATTGGTAAGGAGCTTAAATCCTTAAGACAACAAGGCGTTCTTCTGTTTGGCACCGGAAATATCGTTCACAATCTGCGGAGGGTTGACTGGGAAATGGGTGACAAAGGGTTTGATTGGACTTATCAGTTCGACGGTTATATCAAAGAGAACATCAAAAATAGAAATTATGAAAATGTCATTCACTATATGGATTTGGGAGAAACGGCAAGGTTAGCTGTACCTATGCCGGACCACTTTAACCCAATCTTATACATATTGGGCGCTGCCGATCAGGAGGATAAGATATCGGTCTATAACAACAGCTGCGTACTGGGCTCTTTATCCATGACGAGCTATTTGTTTAGTTAG
- a CDS encoding cupin domain-containing protein, translating to MNKYIFNDYFQEPQKKIAKRMIFKGDNVIAFVLNIAKREKLPGHTHLESTLLLQVMEGSAKVVTDGKETSLQAGELMQVDGKESMQVVNTGEGALRLYVTISPMGAEAFATDADI from the coding sequence ATGAACAAGTATATTTTCAATGATTATTTTCAGGAACCTCAGAAAAAAATCGCCAAGCGGATGATTTTCAAAGGGGATAATGTAATTGCTTTTGTTTTGAACATTGCAAAAAGGGAAAAGCTGCCGGGACACACACATCTGGAATCAACCCTTCTTCTGCAAGTTATGGAGGGCAGTGCCAAGGTTGTTACGGATGGCAAAGAAACTTCGTTACAGGCGGGTGAATTAATGCAGGTTGATGGAAAGGAAAGTATGCAGGTTGTAAACACCGGCGAAGGTGCTTTGCGCCTTTACGTCACAATTTCACCAATGGGTGCAGAGGCATTTGCAACAGATGCAGATATCTAA
- a CDS encoding uracil-DNA glycosylase family protein — MEVNMMTFEKIKQEIIADPMNESYTKMGIPPLFKASVDARIVIVGQAPGRKAEATQLFWNDLSGDRLREWMGVSRETFYNTNRIAHLPMDFYYPGKAKNGDVPPRKGFAEKWHPRLLDEMPNIETIILIGSYAQKYYLNKRLEKSLTETVRNYQKYLPEYFPLVHPSPLNLGWLKKNPWFEMDVLPVLKEIVDKNL; from the coding sequence ATGGAAGTGAATATGATGACATTCGAAAAAATCAAACAAGAAATTATAGCCGATCCAATGAACGAATCCTATACGAAAATGGGAATCCCACCATTATTTAAAGCTTCTGTAGATGCTCGTATTGTCATAGTTGGACAGGCGCCAGGACGTAAAGCAGAAGCAACTCAATTGTTTTGGAATGATTTAAGTGGTGACCGATTAAGAGAATGGATGGGAGTTTCTCGCGAAACATTTTATAATACGAATCGGATTGCTCATTTGCCTATGGATTTCTATTATCCGGGAAAAGCGAAAAACGGCGATGTCCCGCCCAGAAAAGGTTTTGCAGAAAAATGGCATCCACGTTTACTGGATGAGATGCCAAATATTGAAACCATAATTTTAATCGGCAGCTATGCACAGAAATATTATTTAAATAAAAGACTGGAGAAAAGTTTAACTGAAACAGTGCGGAATTATCAAAAATATTTACCGGAATATTTCCCGCTGGTTCATCCTTCTCCCTTAAATCTGGGCTGGCTGAAAAAGAATCCATGGTTTGAAATGGATGTTTTGCCTGTTCTAAAAGAAATTGTGGATAAGAATTTATAA
- a CDS encoding group II intron maturase-specific domain-containing protein, translating into MRPTRSKYLGFTFLKNGSEWKVKPTTEKKQKLKQKLSEYLKRSKAVARPLAVTIKRVNEIARGWINYFRIGMMKQFMAELGAWLRHKIRVILIKQWKKPKTIYRNLCYLNRKYNNGFDHEAKCLKRRCFMCLCKLCFPI; encoded by the coding sequence ATCAGACCAACAAGAAGCAAATATCTTGGATTTACATTTCTGAAAAATGGTAGTGAATGGAAAGTTAAACCAACTACGGAAAAGAAACAGAAATTAAAACAGAAATTAAGTGAATATCTCAAAAGAAGTAAAGCAGTCGCTCGACCACTTGCAGTAACAATTAAACGAGTAAATGAGATTGCCAGAGGATGGATTAATTACTTTAGAATCGGAATGATGAAACAGTTTATGGCTGAATTGGGAGCATGGCTAAGACATAAGATTAGGGTTATTCTAATTAAACAATGGAAAAAGCCAAAGACGATATACAGAAACCTATGCTATCTGAATCGAAAGTATAACAATGGATTTGACCATGAGGCTAAATGTCTGAAGAGGCGCTGCTTTATGTGTCTATGCAAGCTATGCTTTCCGATATGA
- a CDS encoding DDE-type integrase/transposase/recombinase produces the protein MDIILYLLQLIQYQHKQICYLINFICRFIPLKQWAFDDSHSPKYQKFKIDELPKIISYKQDWNWKDLIAYYQQRYHKTIRPVFRRVECDIPKHCTCPACDAPVDYLMWNDGKKKSQVLCKVCQTHFSPTKENRFSKTSVLKCPHCNHSLVHKKDRKHFIIHKCVNPKCPYYLHNLKKVDKKHLDEDYGKNKYKLHYIYREFTMDFFKLDLNSLPKNASSLKFTKFDSNTMSLCLTLHVNLGLSLRKTKQALKDLYGIGISHQSIANYCKSAAMCIKPFVDNYDYGTDKVFTADETYIKIRGIKAYIWFIMDVASRSIIGYQVSDNRGVGPCILAMRMAFRHLKELPQHFKFIADGYSAYPLAAQQFFHEFGEKFKFDITQVIGLTNDDEVSKEFRPYKQMIERLNRTYKASYRPTNGFDNIDGANYDLALWVAYYNFLRPHKHNNYKILNDVELLKGAGNMPGKWQLLIFLGQQTILNMQNQATA, from the coding sequence ATGGACATTATACTTTATTTACTTCAACTTATTCAATACCAACATAAACAAATCTGCTACCTTATTAACTTTATCTGTAGATTCATCCCGCTCAAGCAGTGGGCTTTTGATGATTCCCATTCTCCAAAGTACCAGAAATTCAAGATTGATGAGCTTCCCAAAATCATATCCTACAAGCAGGACTGGAACTGGAAGGATCTCATCGCTTATTACCAGCAGCGCTACCACAAAACTATACGCCCTGTATTTCGCCGGGTGGAGTGTGATATTCCAAAACACTGTACCTGCCCTGCATGTGATGCCCCTGTGGACTATCTCATGTGGAATGATGGCAAGAAGAAAAGCCAGGTTCTGTGTAAGGTCTGTCAAACGCATTTTTCTCCCACTAAGGAGAACCGTTTTTCCAAAACCTCCGTCCTGAAGTGCCCTCATTGCAATCACAGCCTTGTTCACAAGAAAGACCGCAAACACTTTATCATCCATAAATGTGTGAATCCTAAATGCCCTTATTATCTGCACAACCTCAAAAAGGTTGATAAAAAGCATCTGGATGAGGACTATGGCAAAAACAAATATAAGCTCCATTACATCTACCGCGAATTCACGATGGATTTCTTTAAGCTGGACTTAAACTCTCTGCCAAAGAATGCCTCATCTCTTAAATTCACTAAGTTCGATTCCAATACGATGTCTCTGTGCCTGACTCTTCATGTGAACCTTGGTCTCTCTCTTCGAAAAACCAAACAAGCTCTCAAAGACCTCTATGGGATCGGCATCTCCCACCAAAGTATTGCCAACTACTGTAAATCAGCCGCTATGTGTATCAAGCCTTTCGTTGACAACTATGATTACGGAACCGACAAAGTATTTACTGCCGATGAGACCTATATCAAAATCCGTGGCATCAAAGCTTATATCTGGTTCATCATGGATGTTGCCAGCCGTTCCATTATTGGTTACCAGGTATCTGATAACCGTGGAGTCGGTCCCTGCATTCTTGCCATGCGAATGGCTTTCAGGCATCTGAAGGAACTTCCGCAGCACTTTAAATTCATTGCTGACGGTTATAGTGCCTATCCTCTGGCTGCCCAACAGTTTTTCCATGAGTTTGGAGAAAAATTTAAGTTCGATATTACCCAGGTAATTGGACTTACCAACGACGATGAAGTATCAAAAGAATTCCGACCATACAAACAGATGATTGAAAGGCTCAACCGTACATACAAGGCTTCTTACAGACCTACCAACGGTTTTGATAACATCGACGGTGCCAACTATGATTTAGCTCTGTGGGTAGCTTATTACAACTTTCTCCGTCCTCACAAACACAACAACTATAAGATTCTTAATGATGTTGAACTGCTTAAAGGTGCCGGGAATATGCCAGGTAAATGGCAGCTCCTTATCTTCCTTGGCCAGCAGACAATTCTAAATATGCAAAATCAAGCAACTGCCTAA
- a CDS encoding reverse transcriptase domain-containing protein, whose translation MNYATVASFNLKKAAKDNGKKRPLGIPTVLDRVIQQAIAQPIIEIYEDIFSEYSYGFRPRRSCHDAIKQALDYLNEGYEWVIDIDIEQFFDKVNHDKLIQIR comes from the coding sequence TTGAACTATGCAACTGTTGCTTCATTTAATCTGAAAAAAGCTGCAAAAGACAATGGAAAGAAAAGACCACTAGGCATACCAACGGTGTTGGATAGAGTGATACAACAAGCCATTGCACAGCCAATCATAGAAATATATGAAGACATATTCAGTGAATATAGCTATGGATTCAGGCCTAGAAGAAGTTGCCACGATGCAATAAAGCAAGCACTTGACTATCTTAACGAAGGATATGAATGGGTAATAGATATTGATATAGAACAATTCTTTGATAAAGTAAATCATGATAAATTAATTCAAATTCGGTAG
- a CDS encoding DUF6618 family protein, with amino-acid sequence MGLSYKCHGTKYMNPSSWNSEITFLNRSTYIEVHISARGSTFHTLIGVHSYGKFLCVPNWGIGTELAELSDRFWNIERLTTVYPDISQVDAISIVDALVELSKHDYT; translated from the coding sequence ATGGGTCTTTCTTATAAATGTCATGGTACAAAGTATATGAATCCATCAAGCTGGAATAGTGAAATCACCTTTCTGAATCGTTCTACATACATTGAAGTTCACATCAGCGCTCGGGGGAGCACATTTCATACGCTTATTGGTGTCCATAGCTACGGTAAATTTCTCTGTGTCCCTAATTGGGGGATTGGTACGGAACTTGCTGAACTGTCCGACCGTTTCTGGAATATTGAGCGTCTCACAACGGTATATCCGGACATATCTCAGGTAGATGCTATAAGTATCGTAGATGCGCTGGTTGAACTGTCCAAACATGACTATACATAA